Proteins from one Coffea arabica cultivar ET-39 chromosome 8c, Coffea Arabica ET-39 HiFi, whole genome shotgun sequence genomic window:
- the LOC113703988 gene encoding FCS-Like Zinc finger 2 — protein MDSAKSVKRHCFVEEDDGLASLADMEAGFSGSHHNYPLVSRPIYYGAMQRRSSLRRIPSLSSAFVSSPRSAAGNSTMRFYEEPHQAHFLDACFLCKKPLGSNRDIFMYRGDTPFCSEECRQEQIEMDESKEKSWNLSASMRALRKKDQRKSTSPNKQDCNFRTSTVAAA, from the exons ATGGACTCGGCAAAATCAGTGAAAAGGCATTGCTTTGTCGAAGAAGATGATGGACTTGCTTCACTAGCAGATATGGAAGCTGGATTCTCAGGGAGCCATCACAACTACCCTTTGGTTTCTAGACCAATTTATTACGGTGCTATGCAAAGAAGAAGCAGTTTGAGACGTATTCCTTCACTTTCGTCTGCTTTTGTCTCCTCTCCAAGATCTGCTGCTGGCAATAGTACTATGAGATTttatgaagaaccccaccaagCCCATTTCTTGGATGCTTGTTTTCTGTGCAAAAAACCTCTTGGCAGCAATAGAGATATCTTCATGTACAG AGGTGATACTCCATTCTGTAGTGAAGAGTGTAGACAAGAGCAAATAGAGATGGATGAATCCAAGGAGAAGAGTTGGAACCTCTCCGCTTCAATGAGGGCATTGAGAAAAAAGGACCAGAGAAAATCAACCTCTCCCAACAAACAAGACTGCAATTTCCGCACCAGCACAGTTGCTGCTGCTTGA